A stretch of DNA from Rothia mucilaginosa:
CCAGCCGTTGGTGGCTTCCTCTGCATTGCCGTGATTCGTGCCGCCAAACATGAAAGAAGGCACGACGAAGGGTCGCGGGTCGCCTGCAGGATTGGTAAGCATCAGCTGCCAGGTCATGCCGAAACGATCACGCACCCAGGCGTAGCGTGGGGAGAAAGGATACTCACCCAGTTCCATCAGCACACCGCCGGTACTTAGCTCTTCGTAGAGTTCATCGAGGTATGCTCGCGCTTGCGCCTCACCACCGAAGAGGAGCGGGTCAAAGTTTAGGATGCAACTGATGGACTGGTTCGGGACGTACCGGTCATCACCGTTAATGAGCGAGAGCTGGAAGCCATGGATGCTTAGAGTCGTGAGTCCGGGCACCTGTTCCATGATGGAAGCATCGCGAAAAACCCTGGTATAGAATTGTGCGGCTTCGTCGGCTGAGCCATTGCACCATAGGGCTATTGAGAGGCTCGGAGGTAAGGTCTGGGTCATGCGGTCATCCTAGCATGACTATTCTGCGCCACCGGTGTGCCGTTGCCGATATAGGACGTGCGGCGGATGACCGAGCGGGTGGGAGCCGCGGAGCAAATGCGGTAGCATGGAATATCGAACGTGTATTCTAGGCAGCGAGGTAGATGATGAGCGACAAGCCCGAACAGCAGAAGCAGCCCTTCACCGAACAGGACGGCCTGTTCGCCGCCGAACTCGTCACCCCCGCAGCACCGGTAGCGGATGACGAGCCGCCCTTCGACCCCTACTACGACGTGCCCCCTGCCGAGGACGACTACTACGCCCCTCCCATGGACGCCGCAGTGATGAATGCTCCGGTGATGGAGGAACCCGCACAGGACGTACC
This window harbors:
- a CDS encoding VOC family protein, encoding MTQTLPPSLSIALWCNGSADEAAQFYTRVFRDASIMEQVPGLTTLSIHGFQLSLINGDDRYVPNQSISCILNFDPLLFGGEAQARAYLDELYEELSTGGVLMELGEYPFSPRYAWVRDRFGMTWQLMLTNPAGDPRPFVVPSFMFGGTNHGNAEEATNGWISMFDDARRGTLYHYPEGSPFEADAVMFTDFNLHGTWMAATDSGTFHDFTFTPGVSVVLSCRTQEEIDYYWEQLSAIPEAERCGWCVDRWGISWQVVPHNIAELMADKAAREKILLMGKIDLSQL